The following proteins are encoded in a genomic region of Anomaloglossus baeobatrachus isolate aAnoBae1 chromosome 6, aAnoBae1.hap1, whole genome shotgun sequence:
- the LOC142243668 gene encoding uncharacterized protein LOC142243668 isoform X2, giving the protein MLCIFLNHHLGIQTESGSSVEIQTQKTPVGDFDFPAQKQKLKDQQPQCLTCKGVHKCYCSSSKGKKKFVCLDCGKGYNQEGHLLAHQKSHFHRQPHQCSLCVKSFKKPSQLKRHQRIHQVIEYKCHKCQLTFQSGGDLKKHKATHRTPKPCVKCGEKFMSSQKLKNHVKEAHSPLLECHLCHQRFRYKTALVNHQREHLGNEVYKCHKCTKVYTRLPYLLKHAKVHSEHQDDDYDLQPMSLSMELEADESRSPTHTQDGTPWPTYDDGTTSRSVEEVPHHIIPTDPILAVDPASDQERKIKKKKKKKCHVSEEFLHGLNIERLFRCKTCKKCFRHHCTLMRHLLSHSFVFSCHDCGQTFGKLLKLFLHRYKHERRRPYKCNICGRAFSSASLQQLHQHTHDSTIPGPCGAKPSALQGEKVSPNTRPITSLSSRPLNQKSHWTHGDKDPSVAGSRDVANISICAASPNNMVEKRQVQEMASCKDYVKRVCYRPCDSGSTM; this is encoded by the exons ATGTTGTGCATTTTCTTAAACCATCATTTAGGAATCCAGACAG AAAGTGGCTCCTCCGTTGAAATCCAAACCCAGAAGACACCGGTCGGTGATTTTGACTTTCCCGCACAGAAACAAAAATTAAAGGACCAGCAGCCGCAATGTCTGACGTGCAAGGGCGTCCACAAATGCTACTGCAGCTCCTCGAAAGGCAAAAAAAAGTTTGTCTGCCTTGACTGCGGCAAAGGTTACAACCAAGAGGGTCATCTCCTCGCCCACCAGAAGAGCCACTTCCACAGGCAGCCACATCAGTGCTCCTTGTGCGTGAAGAGCTTCAAGAAGCCAAGCCAACTCAAGAGGCACCAGAGGATCCACCAAGTCATCGAGTACAAGTGTCACAAGTGCCAGCTTACGTTCCAGAGCGGAGGAGACCTAAAGAAACACAAGGCGACACACCGGACACCGAAACCATGTGTAAAGTGTGGCGAGAAATTCATGAGTTCCCAGAAACTGAAGAACCACGTGAAGGAAGCCCACTCACCGCTCTTGGAATGTCACCTGTGTCACCAGCGCTTCCGTTACAAGACCGCGCTGGTGAACCACCAGCGAGAGCACTTAGGAAATGAGGTCTACAAGTGTCATAAGTGCACAAAGGTCTACACCAGACTGCCCTACCTTCTCAAACATGCCAAAGTTCATTCCGAGCACCAAGACGATGACTATGACCTCCAACCCATGAGTCTATCGATGGAACTTGAAGCAGATGAGAGCCGCTCACCAACCCACACCCAAGATGGAACACCATGGCCTACCTATGATGATGGGACCACCAGCAGGTCTGTTGAAGAAGTGCCCCACCACATCATCCCAACAGATCCCATCTTGGCTGTGGATCCTGCAAGTGATCAAGAGAGAAAGattaagaagaaaaagaaaaaaaagtgtcaTGTTTCGGAAGAGTTTCTGCATGGTCTTAATATAGAGCGGCTCTTCAGGTGCAAAACCTGCAAAAAATGTTTCCGCCACCATTGTACCTTAATGAGGCATCTCCTGTCCCACAGCTTTGTGTTCAGCTGTCACGACTGTGGGCAAACGTTTGGAAAACTGCTAAAACTGTTTCTGCACCGGTATAAACATGAGAGGAGGAGACCTTACAAGTGCAACATCTGCGGGCGAGCCTTCAGCTCCGCGTCCCTGCAGCAGCTGCACCAGCACACACACGATTCTACTATTCCCGGACCCTGTGGGGCAAAGCCCTCCGCGCTCCAAGGCGAGAAGGTCTCTCCAAACACGAGGCCGATAACATCATTATCCAGTCGACCTCTGAATCAGAAATCCCATTGGACCCATGGAGACAAGGATCCATCTGTTGCAGGATCACGAGACGTCGCCAATATTAGCATCTGTGCGGCTTCTCCAAATAACATGGTAGAAAAGAGACAGGTTCAGGAAATGGCGTCCTGCAAGGACTACGTGAAACGCGTCTGTTACCGGCCCTGTGACTCTGGGTCCACGATGTGA
- the LOC142243670 gene encoding uncharacterized protein LOC142243670 — MDDDSPTHVETIDVYIEPDPEEEEEELRRPVKRSRRDDDFVPLDDELDDENINDDDEDSDYSPPTHGRNLRRRRQYYCSECEKCFKHSASLEAHRKIHKAEKSNACDLCNAKFLSKSDLMMHRQGHQQPINSINTMNTITPIHPITPINRIEIPVTNTIIIRTVTENSNSSGSSSPLLLLPDDKPHQCNYCEKRFRDKSILEAHQRIHTGKLAYPCPLCDESFSKPALLAAHSNIHREGKPFHCDQCEKKFNDQSLLVAHKRTHTGEKPQKCNHCNKWFPNRSSLEAHGECHLKPKPYQCRHCEKSFNDKSLLITHEGVHTDTKPFKCTQCSESFFLKTQLVAHQATHAPDKPFPCNQCERSFNKEETLLAHIRVHNMQNAEKPKSFN; from the coding sequence ATGGACGACGACAGTCCCACTCATGTGGAAACAATTGATGTCTACATCGAGCCGGAcccggaagaggaggaggaagagctgaGAAGGCCGGTGAAGCGATCGCGTAGGGACGATGACTTTGTCCCCCTTGATGATGAATTGGACGACGAGAACATTAACGATGACGACGAAGATAGCGACTACTCTCCGCCTACTCACGGCAGGAACCTGAGAAGACGTAGACAGTATTACTGCTCCGAGTGCGAGAAGTGCTTCAAGCACAGTGCCTCTCTGGAAGCTCACCGCAAGATTCACAAGGCCGAGAAGAGCAACGCGTGCGACCTTTGCAACGCCAAATTCCTCTCCAAGTCCGACCTGATGATGCATCGCCAGGGCCACCAGCAGCCTATAAATTCTATTAATACTATGAATACCATAACGCCTATTCATCCAATTACTCCGATCAATCGTATTGAAATTCCAGTGACCAATACTATAATCATCAGAACCGTGACCGAAAACTCTAACTCAAGTGGCAGCAGCAGCCCCCTCCTCCTGCTGCCGGACGACAAGCCGCATCAGTGCAACTACTGCGAGAAGAGGTTTCGAGACAAGTCCATTCTGGAAGCCCATCAAAGGATCCATACTGGAAAACTGGCCTATCCATGTCCATTGTGCGACGAGAGCTTCTCCAAACCGGCTCTGCTCGCGGCTCATAGCAACATCCATCGTGAAGGGAAACCCTTCCACTGTGACCAGTGCGAAAAGAAGTTCAACGACCAGTCTCTTCTTGTCGCCCACAAGAGAACCCACACCGGGGAAAAACCTCAGAAGTGCAACCATTGCAACAAATGGTTCCCGAACCGTAGCAGCCTGGAAGCTCACGGCGAGTGCCACCTGAAACCCAAGCCCTACCAGTGCCGGCATTGTGAGAAGAGCTTCAACGACAAGTCTCTGCTCATCACCCACGAGGGAGTGCACACAGACACTAAGCCCTTCAAGTGCACTCAATGCAGCGAGAGCTTCTTCCTGAAAACCCAACTGGTAGCCCACCAGGCCACTCACGCCCCTGACAAGCCCTTCCCATGCAACCAATGCGAGAGGAGCTTCAACAAAGAGGAGACGTTGCTGGCGCACATCCGGGTGCACAATATGCAGAATGCTGAAAAGCCAAAATCCTTTAATTAA